From the genome of Lemur catta isolate mLemCat1 chromosome 18, mLemCat1.pri, whole genome shotgun sequence:
GAGACAGGACTCTTCTACTGGAAAATCATTGCTTTAAGGGACAGGACTTGGGGAAGGTGGGGTGAGGGAGTTAGGAAAACCATTTTCACGAATGGATCCAGGTCCCTGAAACATCTGCTTATCCCTGGAGCCTTGTGTTGCTCCTCATGTCGAGTTATTTTGAATTTCTCCCCACTGAAAATGTGTAGGTAGAAAAGTCTCCTCTAATCCCACAGACTCCTCCATCACACTCCCTAAAATTGTGAGATTTTAATGTCTATAGTTGTCCCTCTTTTCCTAATAAAcagttcagccttaaaaaaaaaaagatgctgggTATGAGAATGAAtttggggggttgggggcagtGAATGGAAATCTCAGCACTGCCTCCACCATGCGCCACGTTTCCCCAGTCCTCTATTATTCTGCCTGAAATCATCTcgtttacagaaaatatttgtttgcaCTATTAGTTGGTACTGGAGTTAATTACTCAATGTGTTAACGTGAAGTAATATGTATAAAAGTAGGATCAGTGTTTATTGTGTGGGTGAGCTGTTGAGCGGTGCTTGAATAAACTGCAATTAGGGTTAGATAGAGATTAATTAACATGTGAGTGGCAAGGTGTAAAATAGTTTCCAACCCTCCACTTCAATATAATCtgcaagggagggaaggagaagttTGTGGAAGCTAATTAAATACTTTCATAAAAGCCAGTGTATTCACCCAACATTTGGAAAGAGAGGCACATTAGAGGCAACTTGTTTTTacccaaatgttttctttctgtggaGGTAGCACTCCTTTGTGATGCCGGCAAGAGAGAGATGGCTTATGCAGCCACAAAAAGCGCTAGGGATGGCAAGGCAGGTTCATGGGAAGCCCTTGGAAGCCTTTCAGCCTGATGGAGCTTTCAAACCAGCAGATCTTTCAAGCTGCTGCGGAGATCAACAATTACCCACTTTGGAAAAAGGGTTGGGGTGCGGTGCTGGTGGCAAACGGGATCCACAGGAAAATCGGGATAGAAATTCGGGTCTTGAGATGCTGCAGGTGTATTGATATTGTTTCAATGTTGGGGTGAGTTGGTTTGTTTCCTgtgtggtgggaggagggagtaATCTGTGCTCTCCTGTTCACATTAACCTAGGGATGGGGGTATATTGGGTCTGGAATTCTGCCTCTTTGAACATCTCCTAAATTAAATGGGCTATATGGAAATGTTCTCCAGACACGCAAACCTCTTTCTAGCCTGGAAATCTGGaaattggggtgggggtgagatTAAGGGAACACACTTAAGATTGCTGAATGTAGGGGCAGTTTCAGAGTTTGGCAGGGTGACAGCATTAACCCACTGCAGTCCACCTCCAGGTCACTTCCCCCGCACCCCAGACTTCTCTTTGTTCACCTCTCTTCGCTTTCCAAAGATGCTTGTCCTTTTCCTTACCTGCTATGTCCATATCTTGCCTAAAATTGTATGTTAAGGGAGTTGCAATTGGATGGGttaatagaaagaaagagaagttctGAAGGGAAAGGGGAGTGATTTCCCTGAAATTAAAACTAGAGCTGTCCTCCATCACCCCTGATGGTTTTCTAGAGATGTTTTGCAGTGCTGAGGGGCCTGGGATAGGACACTGAGCCCCTTCATAACCTACTCCCGAATGAAGAAGCAGAGGGTTTGCCTCCACCAGCACTCTCTCGGGCTCCACATGATCGTGTGTCTTTGGAGATGGAATTCACTATCAAACTCTCAACCCTATTTGCTCATATTATACCCACCGTAATCCTCTTAAACTGTGGTTGCGGCTACAAAGCTCGTGGTCTTGCAAAAGCCGGCTGGCAAGATATAATTGTCCCGCGAACAAAACCGGCCAAAAGTTTTCAAAAACCcctgcaccccctcctccctTTTTCCTAAACCTAATTCTCTCGCTGGCTCTCTTGCtagccaccaccaccccccataAGAACCCTCAGCCTCGACCACTTTTGTTGTCGCCAAGAGCACCCGGCCTGTTGAAAGTGCTGGAGCGTCTTTGAGCAGTTTGTTGTGATACGCAGGTGGAATGGTCTGCAAACATGAATTCAGCCCCTCCAAACCAAGCGCGGAGCGCGCTGCTTTTGTGCGCCAGGCACAAAACGCTGAATTCCTCCGAACTTACTTGGGGCCTGTCTAGAAAAGGgccttttcttccctctgcttgTACCTCTGGCCACACTAAGTCTCTGCCCGCCCCCCTTCgggccccctccctctcctctctgataatccttctctttattttagaaaaacacaaaacccGGTTCCACGCGGTGCTTTAGTAGCTAAAAGTGAAAGAGCTGCCTTGGCAGAATTCAGCTCTATGAATCACTTCGGAAAATTGGTTCGACTGAATGGCATTAGGAGGAAAAACGTTTTAATAGGATCCAGGGGAGGTTCTGCTGTTTCAATCTGCTCCTTAAACAGGTGGAGATTGGACCTTATCAATTATACAAACAGTAAGTACCCATCAGCGGGGAGAGCTGCGCTCCGAATCCTCCCCGCACGCAGCCCTAAACCCGCAGCAGAGCCTGGCTTTGCCGCAGAACCCCGATCATAAATATCAGCAATTCTGATCGATTAGGATCTCAGATAGTCTTCGGGTCCTTGGTGCAGTCTCCCCCGGTCTCAGAGGCAGAGCCAGCCGGAAAGCTGAGGCGCACCCGCCCGGCGCCGCGGCCCCGGGATCCCGGCGCGCGGCCTTGCTCTCCGTGACGCTTCGGGGTCGTCCTTCGGCGGCGGGAGCTCTCTCCCGACCTCCGACGCCAGCCGAGGCGAGCTCGTTGCTTTTGCATAAATTAATATTTCCCCATTAACAAGTTCCCCCCTCCAAACGCGGCGCCCGCGTCCATGCGCCACATCCTAATGAGGTAATTATCATTTGCGCGTGTTCGGGGCTGGCGCCGGCTCCGTGGGTAAATGGCAGTTTATTAGCACGATGCCCAGCTCGGCTGCGGAGGGCTAAGGGATACTTCGGCTACTAGACTGACACCCAGGGGCCCTATGGGGCGGCGCCTCCGGGACCCCCCGCCTTTCCCGCGTCCCCCAAACCTGCAGGCCTCCAAAGTTGTGAATCACGCACGGAACTCTGCctaggtttgggtttgggttccCCCCCCTTTCCTTCCACCGGCAAAACCATCACgattcctccccctccccctcccgtcTCTTCCCTCTTTCCCGATTCGCAAACCGCTCGCACTTTCCCGAGGGGAGCGCGGGCGCCAGTTGCCTCCTTTTAAAGTTTGAGGGGCGGTGGTGGCGGCGGCCGGCAGGCGCGGGGGAACACAGGGGCCGCTACCGGAGCTGCGCCGCCGCCCATGTCATTCCACTTCAAGTGACTTCATGTGATGTCAGCTGAATGTAAAAGACAGTGATCTCACGCGGAGGGGAAGATGTTTGCCATCAAAATGTGACAGAAGAGACACGCTGCATGGCTCGGAACGCATCTCCTTGGTGGTGGGGGAAAGAGGTAAATGCGAGGTGGCTCTCCCGGTCCTCTTTAACTTTGCCCCTTCAGTGTCCAGTTCTTAGCACGCGTGGCGGCGGCCCCGGTCCAGGGAAGGGTTCAGGGGGGTTAATTTGAGGCTCTtttctccccccccccttttCCTTTGTAAACCCTCCCCCTTCTTCCCCCTTTCAAagtcccagggcaggggctggtgggTTCCTTTGCGCGCAGGGTTAATGGGCGGTAATTTGGTACCCTTGGGTGCACTTTGTTCTGCCCCTGTTCATTTGAATGCAAATGGGTGACCCGGGCCCGACTAGGTGCTTATTAAATTGCAGTTTTCCCCCCTGCCTTTTCCGGAATGCAGACTTAGAGGAGAGAGGCTGcgccctggcccagcctggctcGGCTCGGCTCAGCGCGTCATGGCAAGCTCAGCTTCCCTGGAGACCATGGTGCCCCCGGCCTGCCCGCGCGCTGGAGCGTCGCCGGCCACTTCCAAGACGCTGGCCTTCTCCATCGAGCGCATCATGGCCAAGACGTCGGAGCCCCGTGCGCCCTTTGAGCCCCGGCCTGGAGCGCTAGAGGCGGACGGCAGCCAGAGCAAGAAACTGCTCAACCTCTGCTCGCCGCTGCCCTGTATGATCCCTCTCCAGCCCCTAGGCTACGAGGTGCCGTCAAAGACACTGCTCAGTTACTCGGAGCTCTGGAAAAGCAGCCTCCGGGCGGGCGgcggtggaggaggaggaggaggcggcggcggggggGCCCCGGTGTGCAGCGCCAGCGGCTTGTGTAAAACCAACTGTGGCGTGTGCTGCAAGGCCGAGCTGGGCCTGGCGCCGTCTGCGCTGCCCACGGGCAGGGTCATCAAGCCGCAGGTCATCAACCAGGCTGTGGGGCTGCCGGCCAGCGGCTCGCTCTACTACTTCAACTACCTGGACTCGACCGCGTACCCGCCGTCTGAGCTCCTCGGCGGCCACCTCTTCCCGTCCGGCCTCCTCAATGCGCAGGCCCCCACCGCCCTGGCTGCGCACCCCAAGCTCTTTCTGCTGGAGAACGCCAAGCTGGCTGGGCTGGCTGCGGACAAGTTCCCCCATCCGGCTCCCTATCCCCATAAGGAGCGCTTGCCGGCGCCACTGGAGCAGGTGCTAAAGGAGAACTCGGCCCTGACCGCCGAGCGCGGCAGCGTCAAGGGCCACAGCAAGCTGCCAGGGGGCTCCGCTGATGGCAAGCCCAAAAACTTCACCTGCGAGGTGTGCGGCAAGGTGAGGCCCAGAGTccgcgggggcggggaggggcaaCCAGCAGCTGCTGCTTCCCAGGGGCAGCCTGGAACGCCCCTTTCTCAAGCTGAGGAGCAGCCCAGTAGCTGCCTACTCAGATTGGGAACCTAGTTGGGACTCAGTTTCCTattctgtaaagtggggatgccCGTGTCAGCGGCCACACAGTATTGGTGTAAGCAGCAGGTTGGGAAACACTTTCCAAACTGGAAGGGGCTCTGGTTTCTGAAGGGGGGTGTTGGTTGGGGGAAGTAGGCTGTGACCCATAGGGGCTGATTGTAGGCCCTCGGACCGACGCACCACAAGGTCCTCTCATGTCTTTCTATAGGTGTTTAATGCTCATTATAACCTCACCCGCCACATGCCGGTCCACACCGGAGCCAGACCGTTCGTGTGCAAAGTCTGTGGCAAGGGCTTTCGCCAGGCCAGCACACTCTGCAGACACAAAATTATCCACACCCAGGTACGTGGCCCCTGGTCGGGCCCAGCGGGTGCGAACCTTCCGTCCACCCCCGCTCCCAAGTCTTAGCGATGGCCTTGGGGATAGGATGGCCAAGGATTTCCCCTTACCCTCTGGGGTTGGGGGGGAATGTCCCTTCGAGGTGTTCCTGAGGTGGCCTCTCCTGGCCAGGGGCTCGGCCTTACTGTGCGCGCGCCCCTCTCCGCAGGAAAAGCCGCATAAATGCAACCAGTGCGGCAAAGCCTTCAACCGCAGCTCCACGCTCAACACGCATATCCGCATCCACGCAGGCTACAAGCCCTTCGTCTGCGAATTTTGCGGCAAAGGCTTTCACCAAAAAGGTAACGTGCCGGGCGAGGCCCTCTCCTCACCTCACCCTGGGAGTCGGCAGGTCGCGGCTCGTGGGAAGGCAAAGAGGGATCCGGAGAGAGGCAGCGCGAAAGCTGCAGACGCGGGTGCAGCTTTTCTTTGGAATCGGGTTGTGCCGGGTGTAGGTGGAAGCTCTTCCGGCGGGGTTAGCAGACCGCGCTGTATGCAGGCTGGGTGCACCAGGACACTCCGAATTTgggaggtaggaaggaaggaagggggcagagggaaaggaagtAGGAAAAGGAGAGCGTATTGTCCTATAGAAAACGGTTCCCTTTGTAGCCGGGACTCccctttcaaatgaaaaaaattcgaGACAAAATCTATCTCCTGGGAACAATTCAAGACTCGGGGGAAGCCTGTACGGTCCCCAGAGCCTCCCAGGCCTGGCGCCCAGCACGGGATTTCCAAGGCATTTTTGGATCTCCAGGTGCTAGTTGCGGGGCCGCGAGggaataactttaaaaattttatcggggaaaaaaaataagggaCAAAGCCTGGGTTCGTGCGAATTTCTTACAGTGAGGCGTCAGCCGGGAGAAAGACCAGGGGAGTCTTGGGGGCTGCTCAGAAGTTTCCCGGACGGTGGAGCGCGGCAGGAGGGACGCTGCCCGAGCCTCTGTACCCGGCAGGGCAGGCGAGCCGGGCAGCTCCGCGGGACTCAGCCCTAGGTCCTGTCGAGAGAGCCCCTGGCTTGACGCATACGAAGTTTGACAACTTCTTCACTGGAAGAGGTCGCGCCCGACTAGccaagctttttatttttttttccccttctttttttgcGCAGGCACCTGGGACActacccccccccccgccccccattgCATAcccctacttttttctttctggtctCTTGTAGGAAACTACAAGAACCACAAGCTGACCCACAGCGGCGAGAAGCAGTATAAATGCACCATCTGCAACAAGGCCTTCCACCAAGTCTACAACCTGACCTTCCACATGCACACCCACAACGACAAGAAGCCTTTCACGTGCGCCACTTGCGGCAAAGGGTTTTGCAGAAACTTTGACTTAAAGAAACATGTGCGCAAACTCCACGACAGCGTGGGCCCCGCTGCCCCCTCCGCAAAGGACCTGACTAGGACAGTGCAGAGCTGAGAGCTACTGCCTTGCCCTCCCTTCCCGCCCCGTACCACCCCAAAACAGATCACACGTATaaacttatttctaaaattaaaagaaaaaaaaaactatagcagAGAGGCTAAAATCTATTTATCGAAACCAGCATATTTTTGGAAAGCTAAACGTTTCCTCGATGACTGGCAGCAAACGCGTGGCTCCCACCTTTGTATATTCAGGAAACTTATTTAAATCCAGTGCGCTGAAACATATTTAATCCAGGCCTCGGCTTCTCTTCAGGCAGCCGGTTTTAACCCCAGCCTGTCACCGTGAGCGCCCCAGAAGAGCTCAGCGCCCCCATTCATCTTTATACAGCCATGTAAATCCTCCTGTACAAGCCAACAcggaatatatgcatatatgactCAATAAACAGAATCATTAGTGCGCGTTTTATTTCCCCCCCTCCCCTCGCCGCGAGGTCAGCTCAGCAACCCCAAAGAACGAGAAGGAAATAGGCGTATATAGCGTTTTCCTTCCCAAATGCACTTCACTGGGGGCGCCGGGGCCAGGGTGAGGCCAAACCAGTGTTCCTGCAGCGTTTGTGTGTTAAGGCTCCCTAGGAGCGAGGGCGAAAAGGCCTACAACGGTCCCCATCAGGGGCCAAGTTTTTATTTGGTTACTGTTCAGACGCTTGGGATTCTGGGTGTTGCCTTATTTGGGCGAGGAAATTCAAAGAAAAGGGTTAAAAGTGGGTGTAGGGGAGCAGCTTTCGAGTGCGTCCTTGAGCAAAGCAGCGCGCCGCGTGAGGGTAAGCAGCCGGGGCACTGCCCTGCCGGGGGGCTCTGGGCAGACACGTCTCCTACTCTGGGCGACCTAAGCAGGGTAACGAGCGCACCCAATCTCCCCTGGCGGCGAGAGCTGGAGGCCAAGGATCCCCAGCCCAACCAGAGAGAGCTTCGGGGCTCCCTGGCCTGCGCTGTTGGCCTGGGTCTGGCCTCCCGGTACCGGGAGCCCTGCCGCGGGAGGGCGCGCCCGGGCTCCCCGagctcgccgccgccgccgccgccccccgggTCCTGATTACCGCTCAGTTAGCCCATTACCTGAATAGCTATCTCCGCCGCCGAGCACGCTGGTGAAATGATCTCACGCTTGCTTTCTAAGTAATGACCCaaattaagagagaaaacagagacccTTCAAACAGCATTACATTAATCATCTAATCATTCCCAGGagggggccggccgccgccgccccgtTTGATCCGAATCTGGATAATCAAGAGCTCGGATTACTGGCGCGTCGCGCCGGGCCTCCCCCCGAACCCCCCCCCACACTTTTAATATCCGCGCGGCGATTCAGCCCACGTCTTTTGGAACATTGCTCCCCAGCGCCAGAAGGAAGTGCGGCGCGGGGCTCGGGAGTGCGCTTCCACGCCACCTCCCCACCGAGGGGGCGAGGGCGGCTGGACGCTGACCCCACGCGAATTTACGCTGCAGGTGCTGGCTATTTGGAGGGAAAGATGGTTAATGCAAAGGACAACCCACCAGGTAACTCTGAAAGTGACTTGAGTGCGGGTTAACCCCACGCCTGGTATACAGTAGGCGCTCAGTGGTGAGCGCGCCGGTGGCTTCCACAAGCAAAAAGATGCCATTTCCCGAGCGcttgctgtatgccaggcacttgACACACATTCTGTCAAATGTTAATAGCAACCCGCAAGCTGGGGGTGATTATTCCCACTTTATGGACGAAGAAATAGAGGCAGAGACAAGCTAAACGACACGCCCAGGGTCACCAGGCTACGAGGAGCAGGGATTCGAACTCCGGGCTTCTAGGAGACTAACGCTGCCTTCAGTCCTGGTTGGTGAAGGAGCAAtctctgggtggggcccagggaagGATGCCCGAGGGCAGGGTGGAAGCTCTGTCCCGGTCACTGCCTACGGTTCTGTCCCCGGCCCCCGCCCAACTCGCAGACCCATTGCGCAGGGAAGGAGAATTGTCGATTTTGTTTGCACAGAGGACAGCGACAGCTTCCTCAGGCTGTCGCGGGGGTATTTTTAGTACCTCCGATTCAGAAATAGGAACGCGTACATTAGAATTCCATTTCCTGAAAGGAGAGCGTCCTCGTTTTTTTGtattcctcccctcctccccccaagtCTAGGAAGACgcagccaggggaggggagaagaggaagcgAGGGGGAATTTAAATGTTAGCTCGTTCTGGCTGCAGTTCGCTGAGGGGAGATTGGGACCCAGAGGAATATGCAGATTTAACTCCGAAATCTCGGTGGATGCCACAAACCCCAGGAAACCCCAGGATGGGCGAGGAGGA
Proteins encoded in this window:
- the FEZF2 gene encoding fez family zinc finger protein 2; protein product: MASSASLETMVPPACPRAGASPATSKTLAFSIERIMAKTSEPRAPFEPRPGALEADGSQSKKLLNLCSPLPCMIPLQPLGYEVPSKTLLSYSELWKSSLRAGGGGGGGGGGGGGAPVCSASGLCKTNCGVCCKAELGLAPSALPTGRVIKPQVINQAVGLPASGSLYYFNYLDSTAYPPSELLGGHLFPSGLLNAQAPTALAAHPKLFLLENAKLAGLAADKFPHPAPYPHKERLPAPLEQVLKENSALTAERGSVKGHSKLPGGSADGKPKNFTCEVCGKVFNAHYNLTRHMPVHTGARPFVCKVCGKGFRQASTLCRHKIIHTQEKPHKCNQCGKAFNRSSTLNTHIRIHAGYKPFVCEFCGKGFHQKGNYKNHKLTHSGEKQYKCTICNKAFHQVYNLTFHMHTHNDKKPFTCATCGKGFCRNFDLKKHVRKLHDSVGPAAPSAKDLTRTVQS